A region from the Nostoc sp. HK-01 genome encodes:
- a CDS encoding response regulator receiver modulated metal dependent phosphohydrolase has translation MIYWSANSTNSNQQSLSGSNPKKKVHSGNANNELEWRDLEDYPLNLSQQEVMIEEGKAGSSWGKSEINSGYNSLLSRTLQVKGSKVNCFFDTEAPKILVVDDHAASRMTAAALLAMEGYEVIEADSGAAAVVLVTQKHPDLILLDVMMPGMDGFEVCHLLKQDEHTRLIPVIFITALNDRRSRIRGIEVGADDFLTKPFDRVELAARVKSLVRQKRLNEDLDHAEQVLFSIARAIESRDPNTGDHCERLVTLGQNFGEYLNLSRSQLRDLMWGGYLHDIGKVGIPDAVLLKNEQLTLEDWEMMQQHVLIGEKICQPLRSMRGVIPIIRHHHERWNGSGYPDGLKSNEIPFLAQVFQLIDIYDALTSERPYKRAFSPAEALSVMWEETQAGWRNPELMQRFTDFIHTYNLK, from the coding sequence GTGATTTACTGGAGTGCTAATTCCACAAACTCTAATCAACAAAGTCTGAGTGGGTCAAATCCCAAAAAGAAAGTGCATAGTGGAAATGCAAATAATGAGCTAGAATGGCGGGACTTAGAGGACTATCCACTAAACTTATCCCAGCAGGAAGTAATGATTGAAGAGGGAAAAGCCGGGTCTTCTTGGGGTAAATCAGAGATTAATTCTGGCTACAATTCATTATTATCTAGAACTCTACAAGTCAAAGGCTCCAAAGTGAATTGCTTCTTTGATACTGAAGCACCAAAAATTTTAGTAGTTGACGACCATGCTGCTAGTCGGATGACAGCTGCTGCATTGTTGGCAATGGAAGGTTATGAAGTGATTGAAGCAGACAGTGGTGCGGCTGCTGTGGTGTTAGTGACACAAAAACACCCAGATTTAATTTTGCTGGATGTGATGATGCCTGGTATGGATGGGTTTGAGGTATGTCACTTACTCAAGCAGGATGAACATACGAGGTTAATTCCAGTAATTTTTATTACAGCATTAAATGATAGGCGATCGCGCATTCGCGGAATAGAAGTTGGAGCCGATGATTTTCTGACCAAACCCTTTGATCGTGTGGAACTAGCAGCGCGTGTGAAGTCCTTAGTCAGGCAAAAGCGATTAAACGAAGACTTAGACCACGCAGAACAAGTGTTATTTTCCATTGCGAGAGCGATTGAAAGTCGAGATCCGAATACGGGAGATCACTGTGAACGTTTAGTCACACTAGGACAAAATTTTGGAGAATACCTGAATCTTTCTCGCTCTCAACTGCGAGACTTGATGTGGGGTGGTTATCTTCACGACATTGGTAAAGTTGGCATTCCAGATGCAGTGCTACTCAAAAATGAGCAACTTACCTTGGAAGATTGGGAGATGATGCAGCAGCATGTTTTAATTGGGGAAAAAATTTGCCAGCCCTTACGTAGTATGCGGGGTGTAATTCCCATTATTCGCCATCACCACGAGCGCTGGAATGGTTCAGGCTATCCTGATGGACTGAAGAGTAATGAAATTCCGTTTTTAGCGCAAGTTTTCCAATTAATTGATATTTATGATGCGCTGACTAGCGAGCGACCTTATAAAAGAGCTTTTAGCCCAGCAGAAGCTTTATCTGTGATGTGGGAAGAAACTCAAGCAGGGTGGCGAAATCCTGAACTCATGCAGCGATTTACTGATTTTATTCATACTTACAACTTGAAGTAA
- a CDS encoding rhodanese domain-containing protein: MVNTQLFVSPAWLVDHLNDSQVVIVDCRFSLADPQLGQTQYQISHIPGSYYLDLNQDLSSPVGKHGGRHPLPDANNLAKKLSAMGVNSQKTLVVAYDDSRLAFASRLWWLLRYLGHEQVVVMDGGYTAWQQAGYPVTDIIPKPQSGNFIPQIQPELVVDIEVVKSRKDLPEVVLVDSREGDRYRGEREPIDKIAGHIPGAVNYPWQEVTDSSGSLLAQLQQRQRWEKIEPAQEVLVYCGSGVTACVNLLSLELAGIHTGKLYAGSWSDWISYGSMVNDQ, from the coding sequence ATGGTTAACACTCAACTTTTTGTTTCACCAGCATGGCTTGTCGATCACCTCAACGATTCCCAGGTTGTGATTGTAGATTGTCGTTTTTCTTTGGCTGATCCACAATTGGGGCAAACACAATATCAAATAAGCCACATTCCAGGGTCATATTATCTGGATTTAAATCAGGATCTTTCTAGTCCTGTGGGTAAGCATGGCGGTAGACATCCTTTACCTGATGCTAACAATCTAGCTAAGAAGTTATCAGCAATGGGGGTCAATTCCCAAAAAACTTTGGTTGTAGCTTATGATGATTCCCGCTTGGCTTTTGCATCTCGTTTATGGTGGTTACTCCGCTATCTGGGACATGAACAAGTAGTAGTTATGGATGGTGGCTATACTGCATGGCAACAAGCTGGATACCCAGTTACAGATATTATCCCAAAACCCCAGTCAGGTAATTTTATTCCTCAAATTCAACCCGAATTGGTAGTAGATATAGAAGTTGTTAAAAGTCGCAAAGATTTACCAGAGGTAGTTTTAGTAGATTCAAGAGAAGGCGATCGCTACCGTGGTGAAAGAGAACCAATTGATAAAATTGCTGGCCATATTCCCGGTGCAGTTAACTATCCTTGGCAAGAAGTTACAGATTCGTCAGGTTCTCTACTTGCCCAACTACAGCAACGTCAAAGGTGGGAAAAAATTGAACCAGCCCAAGAAGTTTTAGTCTATTGTGGTTCTGGTGTAACTGCTTGTGTCAATTTACTTTCTTTAGAATTAGCTGGCATTCATACAGGTAAGCTTTATGCAGGTAGTTGGAGTGATTGGATTAGTTATGGGTCAATGGTCAATGATCAATAG
- a CDS encoding aminotransferase class I and II, producing the protein MLPFIRSDLAQFTAYKPHPSSNTAEPVTTKFDRLDTNESPEDLPPELKEKLAWTYQQVIETNRYPDGGHELLKDAIAEYVNESANLSSALFTATNISVGNGSDELIRSLLIATCLGGEGSILVANPTFSMYGILAQTLGIGVVTVGRNQTNFEIDIKAAQTAITQTQNPPIRVVFVVHPNSPTANLLTAAELAWLRSLPEEILVVIDEAYFEFSQNTLVGELVQRPNWIILRTFSKAFRLAALRVGYCIAHPEAIAILEKVRLPYNLPSFSLAAALVALQNRQLLLSSILQTQNERDKLIATLAQHPALQVAESAANFVYLRLQSNNSDSQNTTLQSLHQQLRSAGTLVRLLNEGLRITIGTPEENSRTLERLQAAMANFEYLVSSSL; encoded by the coding sequence ATGCTTCCTTTTATTCGGTCAGATTTAGCCCAATTTACGGCTTACAAACCTCACCCTAGCAGCAATACAGCAGAACCAGTCACCACAAAGTTTGATCGGCTGGATACAAATGAAAGTCCTGAAGATTTACCACCTGAACTAAAAGAAAAATTAGCCTGGACATATCAGCAAGTTATAGAAACAAATCGCTATCCTGATGGCGGACATGAGCTACTGAAAGATGCGATCGCTGAGTATGTAAATGAATCGGCTAATCTTTCTTCAGCCTTGTTTACTGCTACTAATATTTCTGTTGGTAATGGTTCCGATGAACTAATTCGCTCTTTATTAATTGCTACTTGTCTGGGAGGAGAAGGTTCAATTCTAGTAGCTAATCCCACTTTTTCGATGTATGGGATTTTAGCTCAAACCTTGGGTATTGGAGTGGTGACAGTTGGCAGAAATCAAACCAATTTTGAAATAGACATAAAAGCTGCACAAACAGCCATCACCCAAACTCAAAATCCACCGATTCGAGTAGTTTTTGTTGTACATCCGAATTCTCCCACTGCTAATCTACTGACTGCGGCAGAATTAGCATGGCTCAGAAGTTTACCAGAAGAAATTTTAGTAGTAATTGATGAAGCTTACTTTGAATTTAGCCAAAATACTTTAGTGGGTGAATTGGTACAGCGACCCAATTGGATCATTTTACGAACTTTTTCTAAGGCTTTCCGTTTAGCAGCATTGCGTGTGGGTTATTGTATTGCCCATCCAGAAGCGATCGCCATTTTAGAGAAAGTCCGCTTGCCTTACAATCTTCCTAGCTTTTCACTGGCAGCAGCATTAGTGGCTTTACAAAATCGTCAACTTTTGCTTAGTTCAATTCTACAAACACAGAATGAACGCGACAAACTTATAGCAACCTTGGCGCAACATCCAGCCTTACAAGTAGCCGAAAGTGCCGCTAACTTTGTTTATCTACGTCTCCAGTCAAATAATTCTGATTCACAGAATACTACTTTACAAAGTCTTCATCAACAACTCAGAAGTGCTGGAACTCTTGTCAGACTACTGAATGAAGGATTACGAATCACTATTGGGACTCCAGAAGAAAATTCCCGTACCTTGGAAAGACTACAAGCAGCTATGGCAAATTTTGAATACTTAGTATCTAGCAGTTTATGA
- a CDS encoding GCN5-related N-acetyltransferase, whose product MTSWFFDSSHEQPLTSAAHQASQQFQIRAATPTDLTAISQIIAESFHSQTGFWGWAFPLLRLGIYEDFRNRLSSPAPHHICLVAVDTTITGANNLVGTVELGLRFHESWKQNGKSFLYLSNLAVDQKYRRNGVASKLLLSCETLCQEWGFKDLYLHVLEDNHQARQLYFKLGYKMYKVESNWNLFFLQRSRQIFLHKHLNFDSSD is encoded by the coding sequence TTGACATCCTGGTTTTTTGACTCATCTCACGAACAACCACTGACATCAGCCGCGCATCAAGCTTCTCAACAATTCCAAATTCGTGCGGCTACACCTACCGATTTGACTGCTATTTCCCAGATTATTGCCGAAAGCTTTCACTCTCAAACTGGTTTCTGGGGATGGGCTTTTCCATTGTTACGTCTGGGTATTTACGAAGATTTCAGAAATCGTTTATCATCACCAGCACCCCACCATATTTGTTTAGTTGCTGTTGACACTACTATTACTGGCGCTAATAATTTAGTGGGAACTGTAGAACTGGGCTTGCGTTTCCATGAATCATGGAAACAAAATGGCAAAAGTTTCCTTTATCTATCTAATTTAGCTGTTGACCAAAAATATCGTCGAAATGGTGTGGCTTCAAAGTTACTACTGAGTTGCGAAACACTTTGCCAAGAATGGGGTTTTAAAGATTTATATCTCCATGTTTTAGAAGATAACCATCAAGCGCGACAGTTGTATTTCAAATTAGGTTACAAAATGTATAAAGTAGAATCTAATTGGAATTTATTCTTTCTCCAACGTTCTCGTCAAATCTTCTTACACAAACACTTAAATTTCGATTCTTCTGACTAA
- a CDS encoding multi-sensor hybrid histidine kinase, whose protein sequence is MKSQVNSKPKILVVDDEPDNLDLLYRTFYRDYKVLRATSGPAALDLLAEEGEVAVIISDQRMPIMSGTEFLSLTATQYPDIIRIILTGYTDVEDLVEAINAGKVFKYVTKPWEAEELKAVVRQALDTHNVLKARTRELTRTLRQESLLNTVTNTIRSALDYRQILQAIVDTVGHMLEVDVCLLRPFQDEQLVDEGFIYQKPPQAETEQVSGISGEDVSTASFLPSAALLAQTVWETREVQVIYDVATDERIQGENSELQQRGTAFATANIYSSLVVPLICQQELLAVLALHQCHQSRLWGTEEIQLVTMVADQAALALSQAYAYEQVRALAKREALINTITTAIRSSLDPQDIFAAITHKLGQALQVDGCALSLWTEEEESVQCVGLYDSFQHSDHSLKPSQNFNLNTNLDLISQNFPYSTQAPIKDNPLLQEILRTQEPIVISDMSVCPLELKGFDLPLKKPARSLMVVPLLADGKCIGSITLREGRKVRGWVSSDIELAKAVAAQAAIAVQQSRLYQKTREQAERLLELDKQKTEFFQNISHEFRTPITLIQGPLESAVAAGEGLSHAQSAIALRNSRRLLRLVNQLLDLQRLDAGRMQPSFRPCDLVEFVSQIVESFRPYCEKKQLHLATDFTACPKVYLDMEKFDKVVYNLLSNAMKFTPEDGTISVTLQNQDEYCILQVKDTGIGIIQEQIPMLFERFRQAEGSENRSYEGSGLGLALVKELVELHGGKITVDSVYGEGTTFTLWLLTGYDHLPINQVLETPAELNTSRATVELADLELIEATTEKLEHISPNHNSALNNTRSLISAEPSTPQTSKHSILVVDDNPDLRTYVSDIIRRNGYQVHTARNGYEGFGVVQEILPSLIVTDLMMPLVTGLEMIRMIRSDEKLKGIPIILLTAKVDEETRIESTEHGADAYLAKPFNDRELLAEVRNLLALKENERRVVELNTYLTESVLKRFLPTVLVQKAAAGDLTLDLRPEPRLITVLFSDIVGFTQLANTLRSRRVAELLNEYLECMTKVVFDNGGTVDKFMGDAILALYGAPEELTPNEQVRRAINTARAMHRALSQLNQRWREQGVFESDGRSSVQFRCGIHQGTAVVGMFGSAERADYTAIGPSVNIAARLQAAAVPGTILVSAAVADYLQDEEITKGSPLKLKGVDETVLTFAVSPDLVVNR, encoded by the coding sequence ATGAAATCTCAAGTAAACAGTAAGCCGAAAATTTTGGTTGTTGATGACGAACCAGACAACCTAGATTTGCTTTACCGTACTTTCTATCGTGATTATAAGGTGTTGCGGGCAACCTCTGGCCCTGCGGCATTAGATCTGTTGGCAGAAGAAGGAGAGGTCGCAGTGATCATCTCTGATCAGCGAATGCCAATTATGAGTGGTACGGAATTTTTGAGCCTGACAGCAACTCAATATCCAGATATTATTCGGATTATTTTGACTGGCTACACTGATGTTGAAGACTTAGTGGAAGCAATCAACGCTGGTAAGGTATTTAAATATGTCACCAAACCGTGGGAAGCGGAAGAACTCAAAGCTGTGGTACGCCAAGCCTTGGATACCCACAATGTTCTGAAAGCTCGTACCCGTGAACTAACTCGTACCCTCCGACAAGAATCACTGCTGAATACTGTTACCAACACAATTCGCAGTGCTTTAGACTATCGGCAAATTTTGCAAGCAATTGTCGATACAGTTGGTCACATGTTAGAGGTAGATGTTTGCCTCTTACGTCCTTTTCAAGATGAACAATTAGTAGACGAAGGGTTTATTTACCAAAAACCGCCCCAAGCTGAAACAGAGCAAGTCTCAGGGATCTCAGGAGAAGATGTGTCAACCGCATCTTTCTTACCTTCGGCTGCTTTGTTAGCCCAAACTGTTTGGGAAACTCGTGAAGTTCAGGTAATTTACGATGTTGCTACCGATGAGCGAATTCAAGGAGAAAATTCCGAACTACAACAAAGAGGAACAGCTTTTGCTACTGCTAATATTTACTCCAGCTTAGTTGTACCGCTAATTTGTCAACAAGAATTGTTAGCCGTTTTAGCACTACATCAGTGCCACCAATCTCGTCTCTGGGGAACTGAAGAAATTCAGCTAGTGACAATGGTGGCAGATCAGGCCGCTTTAGCTTTATCTCAAGCTTATGCTTATGAACAAGTACGTGCTTTAGCGAAGCGAGAAGCGTTAATTAATACAATTACAACAGCAATTCGCTCTAGCTTAGACCCACAAGATATTTTTGCTGCTATTACCCACAAATTAGGCCAAGCATTACAAGTTGACGGCTGTGCGCTGTCTTTATGGACAGAAGAAGAAGAATCTGTCCAGTGTGTTGGTTTATATGATAGTTTTCAACATTCTGACCATTCGCTCAAGCCAAGCCAAAATTTTAATTTAAATACTAATCTTGACTTAATATCTCAAAATTTCCCTTACTCGACGCAAGCTCCTATTAAAGATAACCCTCTATTACAAGAAATTTTGCGGACACAGGAGCCGATAGTAATTTCTGATATGAGTGTCTGTCCCTTAGAACTGAAGGGATTTGATTTGCCTTTGAAAAAGCCAGCCCGATCGCTCATGGTTGTGCCTTTATTAGCTGATGGCAAATGTATTGGGAGTATTACCTTACGGGAAGGGCGAAAAGTCCGTGGATGGGTATCATCTGATATTGAACTCGCCAAAGCAGTGGCCGCACAAGCCGCGATCGCTGTCCAGCAGTCACGTCTCTATCAAAAAACCCGTGAACAAGCAGAGCGTTTATTGGAACTAGATAAACAAAAAACTGAATTTTTCCAAAATATTTCTCATGAATTCCGCACCCCAATTACCTTGATTCAAGGGCCATTAGAATCTGCGGTAGCTGCTGGGGAAGGTCTATCTCATGCTCAAAGTGCGATCGCGTTGCGTAACTCTCGCCGTCTGCTGCGATTAGTCAACCAATTACTCGACTTACAACGCCTAGATGCTGGCCGAATGCAGCCGAGCTTTCGTCCCTGTGATTTAGTGGAATTTGTCAGCCAAATTGTTGAGTCATTTCGTCCCTACTGTGAGAAAAAACAACTGCATCTAGCAACTGATTTTACTGCATGTCCCAAGGTTTACTTAGATATGGAAAAATTTGACAAAGTGGTTTACAACCTCTTATCAAATGCCATGAAGTTTACACCTGAAGATGGCACAATTAGCGTTACACTACAAAATCAAGACGAATACTGCATCCTCCAAGTAAAAGATACAGGAATTGGCATTATTCAAGAACAAATTCCCATGTTATTTGAGCGATTCCGCCAAGCTGAAGGCTCGGAAAACCGTTCCTATGAAGGTAGCGGACTGGGTTTGGCTTTAGTCAAAGAATTAGTAGAACTGCATGGCGGTAAAATCACTGTAGACTCAGTTTATGGTGAAGGAACGACTTTCACATTATGGCTGCTCACTGGCTATGATCACTTACCAATCAACCAAGTATTAGAAACACCTGCTGAATTAAATACTAGCCGTGCCACTGTTGAATTAGCTGATTTAGAACTCATCGAAGCCACTACTGAAAAGTTAGAACATATCTCCCCTAATCACAATTCAGCACTCAACAACACCAGGTCGCTCATTTCGGCAGAGCCATCAACGCCGCAAACTTCTAAACACTCTATCTTAGTTGTAGACGACAACCCAGATTTACGAACTTACGTATCCGATATCATCCGCCGCAATGGCTATCAAGTCCACACGGCTCGTAATGGTTATGAAGGGTTTGGTGTAGTTCAAGAAATTTTACCCAGCTTGATTGTTACAGATTTGATGATGCCTTTGGTAACTGGGCTGGAAATGATTCGGATGATTCGCTCTGATGAGAAATTAAAAGGAATTCCAATCATTTTGCTTACAGCCAAAGTTGATGAAGAAACCCGTATTGAAAGCACAGAACATGGTGCAGATGCCTATTTAGCCAAACCATTTAATGACAGAGAACTTTTAGCAGAGGTCAGGAATCTCTTAGCCTTGAAGGAAAATGAACGACGAGTTGTAGAATTAAATACTTATCTAACAGAATCAGTTCTCAAGCGTTTTTTACCAACTGTGTTAGTGCAGAAAGCCGCAGCAGGGGATTTAACTTTAGATTTACGTCCAGAACCACGGTTGATTACAGTTTTGTTTAGTGACATTGTAGGGTTTACTCAATTAGCCAATACTCTTAGATCTCGACGGGTGGCAGAATTGCTAAATGAGTATTTAGAATGTATGACCAAAGTTGTGTTTGATAACGGCGGTACTGTAGATAAATTTATGGGAGATGCGATTTTGGCTTTATATGGAGCGCCAGAAGAACTGACTCCTAATGAACAGGTACGTCGAGCTATTAATACAGCTAGAGCAATGCACCGCGCACTCTCGCAGTTAAACCAGCGCTGGCGAGAGCAAGGTGTATTTGAAAGTGATGGACGTTCTAGTGTACAGTTTCGCTGTGGTATTCACCAAGGTACAGCGGTTGTGGGTATGTTTGGTAGTGCAGAACGCGCCGACTATACGGCTATTGGGCCAAGTGTGAATATTGCTGCTCGATTGCAAGCTGCTGCTGTTCCCGGTACGATTTTAGTTTCGGCTGCTGTGGCAGATTATTTGCAGGATGAAGAAATTACCAAAGGTAGTCCACTGAAACTTAAAGGAGTTGATGAAACTGTCCTGACTTTTGCTGTTTCGCCAGATCTAGTAGTTAATCGCTAA
- the chlH gene encoding protoporphyrin IX magnesium chelatase, with protein MKRIVLIAGFESFNADLYRKAATVAESRCPDLDIRVFSDRDITSKRAEVEAALHDADVFFGSLLFDYDQVVWLRDRLTQVPIRLVFESALELMSLTKLGDFAIGDKPKGMPKPVKFILDKFSNGREEDKLAGYISFLKIGPKLLKFVPVQKVQDLRNWLIIYGYWNAGGSENVASLFWTLAEKYLSLKIGDIPPPVETPNMGLLHPDYQGFFETPKAYLEWYQQIPPSPYKGGKVSPPFQGGLGGSKLQNPVVGILLYRKHVITKQPYIPQLIRRFEEAGLIPLPIFINGVEGHVAVRDWMTTDYEQQQRQLNNIETPSLSPEAAKVDAIVSTIGFPLVGGPAGSMEAGRQVEVAKRILTAKNVPYIVAAPLLIQDIHSWTRQGVGGLQSVVLYALPELDGAIDTVPLGGLVGENIYLVPERVQRLIGRVKNWVALRQTPASERKIAIILYGFPPGYGAVGTAALLNVPRSLIKFLHALKDQGYNVGDIPEDGEELIRQVKEADEEMERWEMNKPFPDSAITVNARKLEKWLGYLRTSRVEKQWKSLTGSGIKTYGDELHIGGVQLGNVWIGVQPPLGIQGDPMRLMFERDLTPHPQYAAFYKWLQNELQADAVVHFGMHGTVEWLPGSPLGNTGYSWSDILLGDLPNIYIYAANNPSESILAKRRGYGVLISHNVPPYGRAGLYKELVALRDLIAEYREDPKKNYVLKEAICKKIVDTGLDVDCPFEDAKKLGIPFTPENIRMFSGHAFDDYLVKLYEYLQVLENRLFSSGLHTLGDAPNEEEMAAYLEAYFGESQRQGEEKEIRDLLMQTTDELTNLLRGLNGEYIPPAPGGDLLRDGAGVLPTGRNIHALDPYRMPSPAAYERGREIAQKIIAQHLQEHGKYPETVAVLLWGLDAIKTKGESLGILLELVGAEPVKEGTGRIVRYELKPLAEVGHPRIDVLGNLSGIFRDSFVNIIELLDDLFLRAAEADEPEQQNFIRKHALALKAQGVENVSARLFSNPAGDFGSLVNDQVVDGNWESGDELGNTWQSRNVFSYGRQDKGQARPEVLNQLLKTSDRIVQEIDSVEYGLTDIQEYYANTGGLKKAAEKQRGKKVTTSFVESFSKDTTPRNLEDLLRMEYRTKLLNPKWAQAMANQGSGGAYEISQRMTALIGWGGTADFQDDWVYDQAADTYALDPEMADKLRKANPEAFRNIISRMLEASGRGFWEADQDKLDKLRQLYELTDEQLEGVTV; from the coding sequence TCGCGATATTACCAGTAAGCGTGCGGAAGTAGAAGCAGCGCTGCATGACGCTGACGTATTTTTTGGCAGCTTATTATTTGATTATGACCAAGTTGTGTGGTTGCGCGATCGCCTTACTCAAGTTCCTATCCGGCTTGTGTTTGAGTCAGCTTTAGAATTGATGAGTTTAACCAAGCTGGGAGACTTTGCCATTGGTGACAAACCCAAAGGAATGCCCAAACCAGTTAAATTCATCCTCGACAAATTCAGCAACGGACGTGAAGAAGATAAACTCGCAGGTTACATCAGCTTCTTAAAAATCGGCCCGAAACTCTTAAAATTCGTACCAGTGCAGAAAGTTCAAGACTTACGCAACTGGCTAATTATCTATGGTTACTGGAATGCAGGCGGATCAGAAAACGTCGCTTCTTTATTTTGGACATTAGCTGAGAAATACCTCAGCTTAAAAATTGGCGACATTCCCCCACCAGTGGAAACCCCTAACATGGGATTATTGCATCCCGACTATCAAGGATTTTTTGAAACACCAAAAGCATACTTGGAATGGTATCAGCAGATCCCCCCTAGCCCTTATAAAGGGGGGAAGGTTAGCCCCCCTTTTCAAGGGGGGTTGGGGGGATCTAAACTTCAAAATCCCGTCGTCGGAATTCTCCTTTACCGTAAACACGTCATCACCAAACAACCATACATTCCCCAACTAATTCGACGCTTTGAAGAAGCTGGCTTAATTCCCTTACCTATATTCATCAACGGAGTAGAGGGACACGTAGCGGTAAGAGATTGGATGACAACTGACTACGAACAGCAACAACGACAACTAAATAATATTGAAACTCCTTCTCTTTCCCCAGAAGCAGCTAAAGTTGATGCCATAGTTTCCACCATTGGCTTTCCTTTAGTGGGTGGCCCAGCTGGTTCAATGGAAGCAGGCCGCCAAGTAGAAGTAGCAAAGCGCATCCTGACTGCTAAAAATGTCCCTTACATTGTCGCTGCACCATTATTAATTCAAGATATACATTCTTGGACACGTCAAGGTGTCGGCGGCTTACAAAGTGTAGTTTTATATGCTTTACCCGAACTAGATGGGGCAATTGATACTGTTCCCCTGGGTGGTTTGGTAGGCGAAAATATTTATCTCGTTCCAGAACGGGTACAACGATTAATTGGTAGAGTTAAAAACTGGGTTGCTTTACGACAAACACCAGCATCAGAACGAAAAATTGCCATTATTCTATATGGTTTCCCGCCTGGTTACGGTGCTGTTGGCACAGCTGCATTGTTAAATGTGCCTCGTAGTCTCATCAAATTTCTGCACGCACTCAAAGACCAAGGTTATAACGTTGGCGACATTCCAGAAGATGGGGAAGAATTAATTCGCCAGGTGAAAGAAGCTGATGAAGAGATGGAAAGATGGGAAATGAATAAACCTTTCCCAGATTCGGCTATTACTGTTAATGCCAGAAAATTAGAAAAATGGTTGGGATATCTCCGCACATCTCGCGTTGAGAAACAATGGAAATCTTTAACAGGTAGTGGGATAAAAACTTACGGTGATGAACTGCATATTGGTGGTGTGCAATTAGGAAATGTTTGGATAGGTGTACAACCACCGTTAGGCATTCAAGGCGACCCGATGCGGTTAATGTTTGAACGCGATTTAACTCCGCATCCTCAATACGCTGCTTTTTATAAATGGTTACAAAATGAATTGCAAGCTGATGCTGTGGTTCACTTTGGGATGCACGGTACAGTGGAATGGTTGCCTGGTTCGCCTTTAGGAAATACGGGTTATTCTTGGTCGGATATTTTGTTAGGTGATTTGCCTAATATATATATATATGCGGCGAATAATCCTTCGGAGTCAATTTTGGCAAAGCGTCGCGGTTATGGGGTGTTAATTTCGCACAATGTACCACCTTATGGTCGTGCAGGTTTGTATAAGGAATTGGTGGCGTTGCGCGATTTAATTGCCGAGTATCGAGAAGACCCGAAAAAGAATTATGTGCTAAAGGAAGCGATTTGTAAAAAGATTGTCGATACGGGTTTAGATGTTGATTGTCCGTTTGAGGATGCGAAAAAGTTGGGCATTCCTTTTACACCAGAAAATATCAGAATGTTTAGTGGTCATGCTTTTGATGATTATCTGGTGAAGTTGTACGAATATTTGCAAGTTTTGGAGAATCGTCTGTTTTCTTCTGGGTTGCATACTTTGGGTGACGCGCCAAATGAGGAGGAGATGGCGGCGTATTTGGAGGCTTATTTTGGTGAATCACAAAGACAGGGCGAAGAGAAAGAAATTAGAGATTTATTGATGCAAACTACGGATGAGTTAACAAATTTGTTGCGGGGTCTAAATGGGGAGTATATTCCGCCTGCGCCTGGTGGTGATTTGTTACGTGATGGTGCTGGGGTTTTACCTACGGGGAGAAATATTCATGCGTTAGATCCTTATCGAATGCCTTCACCTGCTGCGTATGAAAGAGGTAGGGAAATTGCCCAGAAAATTATCGCCCAGCATTTACAAGAACATGGGAAATATCCTGAGACGGTGGCGGTGTTGTTGTGGGGTTTAGATGCGATTAAAACTAAGGGTGAGTCGTTAGGAATTCTGCTGGAATTAGTTGGTGCGGAACCTGTGAAGGAAGGGACTGGCCGAATTGTCCGTTATGAATTAAAACCCTTGGCTGAGGTGGGACATCCGCGTATTGATGTGTTGGGTAATTTGTCGGGAATTTTTCGAGATAGTTTTGTGAATATCATCGAATTATTAGATGATTTATTTTTACGTGCGGCTGAGGCGGATGAACCAGAACAACAGAATTTTATTCGGAAACACGCTTTGGCTTTAAAGGCGCAAGGTGTAGAAAATGTATCAGCGAGGTTATTTTCTAATCCTGCGGGTGATTTTGGTTCTTTGGTAAATGATCAGGTGGTGGATGGGAACTGGGAATCTGGTGATGAGTTAGGTAATACTTGGCAAAGCCGCAATGTGTTTAGCTATGGGAGACAAGATAAAGGCCAAGCTAGACCAGAGGTGTTGAATCAGTTGTTGAAAACGAGCGATCGCATTGTCCAAGAAATTGATTCGGTAGAATATGGTTTGACCGATATTCAAGAATATTACGCCAACACTGGCGGTTTAAAAAAAGCAGCCGAAAAACAACGCGGTAAAAAAGTCACTACCAGCTTTGTCGAAAGTTTCTCGAAAGACACCACCCCCCGCAACCTAGAAGATTTGCTGCGGATGGAATATCGCACGAAATTGCTAAATCCCAAATGGGCGCAAGCAATGGCAAATCAAGGTTCTGGCGGTGCTTATGAAATTTCTCAACGCATGACAGCCTTAATTGGTTGGGGTGGTACTGCTGATTTTCAAGATGATTGGGTTTATGACCAAGCTGCTGATACCTACGCTTTAGACCCAGAAATGGCAGATAAATTACGCAAAGCCAACCCTGAAGCTTTCCGCAATATTATTAGCAGAATGTTAGAAGCTTCTGGGCGCGGTTTCTGGGAGGCGGATCAAGATAAGTTAGATAAATTGCGTCAGTTATATGAATTGACTGATGAACAATTAGAAGGAGTAACAGTTTAG